The proteins below are encoded in one region of Aquisphaera giovannonii:
- a CDS encoding NAD(P)H-quinone oxidoreductase, whose product MKAIVIAGVGGPEVLELREVPTPEPRGDQVRVRVRAAGLNRADLLQTRGHYPAPAGVPADIPGMEFAGEVDALGPDVTGPLKEGDRVFGIVGGGAQAEYLVVQERMAVPIPSNLDMEQAAAVPEVFLTAHDALITRGRLLPGQRVLVHAAGSGVGTAAVQVARAMGCTVFGTSRTAAKLERARPLGLDVGIDTSREDFAAIIREKTGGEGVHVVLDLLGGKVLADNLKALRTRGHLVLVGLLAGREAPLDLQAMLAKRLTIVGTTLRSRPLEEKIAATRLFADQVVPWLGRGLVRPVVDSAFPAGRVREAHERMASDGSFGKVILAF is encoded by the coding sequence ATGAAGGCCATCGTGATCGCGGGCGTCGGGGGGCCGGAGGTCCTGGAGCTCCGCGAGGTGCCGACCCCGGAGCCGCGCGGGGACCAGGTCCGCGTCCGGGTCCGGGCCGCCGGGCTGAACCGGGCGGACCTGCTCCAGACGCGCGGGCACTACCCGGCGCCGGCGGGCGTGCCGGCGGACATCCCGGGGATGGAATTCGCCGGGGAGGTGGATGCCCTCGGGCCCGACGTCACGGGGCCGCTGAAGGAGGGCGACCGCGTCTTCGGCATCGTCGGCGGCGGCGCGCAGGCGGAGTACCTGGTCGTCCAGGAGCGGATGGCGGTGCCCATCCCGTCGAACCTGGACATGGAGCAGGCCGCGGCGGTCCCGGAGGTCTTCCTCACCGCGCACGACGCCCTGATCACGCGGGGGCGGCTCCTGCCCGGCCAGCGGGTGCTCGTCCACGCGGCGGGCAGCGGCGTGGGCACGGCCGCGGTGCAGGTCGCCCGCGCGATGGGCTGCACCGTCTTCGGCACGTCGCGGACCGCGGCCAAGCTCGAGCGGGCGAGGCCGCTGGGCCTGGACGTCGGCATCGACACGTCCCGCGAGGATTTCGCCGCGATCATCAGGGAGAAGACCGGCGGCGAGGGGGTCCACGTCGTCCTCGACCTCCTGGGCGGCAAGGTGCTGGCGGACAACCTGAAGGCCCTGCGGACGCGCGGGCACCTCGTGCTGGTCGGCCTGCTCGCCGGCCGCGAGGCCCCGCTGGACCTCCAGGCGATGCTCGCGAAGCGGCTGACGATCGTCGGCACGACGCTCCGCAGCCGGCCGCTCGAGGAGAAGATCGCGGCGACCCGCCTCTTCGCGGATCAGGTCGTCCCGTGGCTGGGGCGCGGGCTCGTCCGCCCGGTCGTGGACTCCGCCTTCCCGGCCGGGCGGGTCC